From Micromonospora rhizosphaerae, the proteins below share one genomic window:
- a CDS encoding SRPBCC family protein, with product MGQEMADPDEVRQDVGRFSLRSNLLAPASAERAFAVFTEALTDWWVPEYTWSGPEALAALGVEPRAGGMLYEIGPYGFRGDWGRVLTWDPPRRLVFTWQIGPDRVPVPDPARASEVEVLFVPEGPDGTRVEVEHRHFDRHGAAAEGYRKALTAGWHELLCRYLATVARNGSRPA from the coding sequence ATGGGACAGGAGATGGCCGACCCGGATGAGGTTCGTCAGGACGTCGGCAGGTTCTCCCTACGCAGCAACCTCCTCGCCCCAGCCTCCGCGGAACGGGCGTTCGCGGTGTTCACCGAGGCGCTGACCGACTGGTGGGTGCCCGAATACACCTGGTCCGGGCCGGAAGCGCTGGCCGCACTGGGAGTCGAGCCCCGTGCGGGCGGCATGCTCTACGAGATCGGCCCGTACGGCTTCCGGGGTGACTGGGGTCGCGTGCTCACCTGGGACCCACCTCGTCGGCTGGTCTTCACCTGGCAGATCGGGCCGGACCGGGTGCCGGTGCCGGACCCGGCGCGGGCCAGCGAGGTGGAGGTGCTCTTCGTCCCCGAGGGGCCCGACGGCACCCGGGTGGAGGTCGAGCACCGGCACTTCGACCGGCACGGTGCGGCCGCCGAGGGCTACCGCAAGGCGCTCACGGCCGGCTGGCACGAGCTGCTCTGCCGGTACCTCGCGACGGTCGCGCGGAACGGCTCCCGGCCGGCCTGA
- a CDS encoding BldC family transcriptional regulator translates to MASRTHEPEPLLTPAEVASMFRVDPKTVTRWAKAGKLSAIRTLGGHRRYRESEVRALLQGQIPQQRQGD, encoded by the coding sequence ATGGCATCGCGAACGCACGAACCAGAGCCGCTACTCACGCCGGCCGAGGTGGCGTCGATGTTCCGTGTCGACCCGAAGACGGTGACCCGGTGGGCCAAGGCCGGAAAGCTCAGCGCCATCCGGACGCTGGGCGGCCACCGCCGTTACCGCGAGTCGGAGGTCCGGGCCCTGTTGCAGGGGCAGATCCCGCAGCAGCGTCAGGGAGACTGA
- a CDS encoding 3-hydroxyacyl-CoA dehydrogenase family protein, producing the protein MSGRFVVVGAGTMGLGIAYVAAGAGYTVELVEVDPARGEAARRRLGELWERGVQRGKLTADEAAANRERVLLRPALTEVAEGPDVVVEAVPERLDLKRAVLREAAARRPALLGSNTSSIPIAELAAGLDRPEDFLGLHFFNPVWAMALLEIVVGPGTTDETTMAAVALAGQLGKDPVVVRDMPGFATSRLGVTLGLEAIRMVADGVASPADIDKAMVLGYRHPVGPLELTDLVGLDVRLDIARTLQAAYGDRFAPPPLLTEMVAAGKLGKKSGQGFYRWEGGVKQ; encoded by the coding sequence ATGAGTGGTCGTTTTGTGGTCGTCGGGGCCGGCACGATGGGCCTGGGCATCGCCTACGTGGCGGCCGGCGCGGGCTACACCGTCGAGCTGGTCGAGGTCGATCCGGCACGCGGAGAGGCCGCGCGGCGGCGCCTCGGCGAGCTGTGGGAACGTGGCGTGCAGCGGGGCAAGCTGACCGCCGACGAGGCGGCGGCGAACCGGGAGCGGGTGCTGCTCCGCCCGGCGCTCACCGAGGTCGCCGAGGGACCCGACGTGGTCGTGGAGGCGGTGCCCGAGCGGCTCGACCTCAAGCGGGCGGTGCTCCGGGAGGCCGCCGCCCGGCGCCCGGCGCTGCTGGGCAGCAACACCTCCAGCATCCCGATCGCCGAGCTCGCCGCCGGGCTGGACCGGCCGGAGGACTTCCTCGGGCTGCACTTCTTCAACCCGGTCTGGGCGATGGCGCTGCTGGAGATCGTGGTCGGCCCGGGCACCACCGACGAGACCACCATGGCGGCCGTCGCGCTCGCGGGCCAGCTGGGCAAGGACCCCGTCGTGGTACGCGACATGCCGGGCTTCGCCACCTCGCGGCTCGGGGTCACGCTCGGGCTGGAGGCGATCCGGATGGTCGCCGACGGGGTGGCCAGCCCCGCCGACATCGACAAGGCGATGGTGCTCGGCTACCGGCACCCGGTCGGGCCGCTGGAGCTGACCGACCTGGTCGGTCTGGACGTCCGGCTCGACATCGCCCGGACCCTGCAGGCCGCGTACGGGGACCGGTTCGCGCCGCCGCCGCTGCTGACGGAGATGGTGGCCGCCGGGAAGCTGGGCAAGAAGTCGGGCCAGGGCTTCTACCGCTGGGAAGGAGGCGTGAAGCAGTGA
- a CDS encoding Glu/Leu/Phe/Val family dehydrogenase: MGVFASTEDPGSTGHEQVVFCQDKQSGLKAIIGIYSTALGPALGGTRFYPYASEEDALADVLDLSRGMAYKNALAGLDLGGGKAVIWGDPEQIKSEALLRAYGRFVESLGGRYYTACDVGTYVADMDVIARETKYVTGRSVEHGGAGDSSILTAWGVFQGMRAAAEHVWGTPSLAGRRVGVAGLGKVGKYLTGHLLDDGAEVVATDVNPKALEWARATHPQVELVDDAAALVTADIDVYAPCALGGALNDDTVPALRAKVVAGAANNQLAHPGIEKLLADRGILYAPDYVVNAGGVIQVADEIEGFNFERAKLRATRIYDTTRDILRLADDEGVPPAVAADRLAERRMAEVGRLRTIRLR; this comes from the coding sequence ATGGGCGTTTTCGCCAGCACCGAAGACCCGGGATCGACCGGTCACGAACAGGTCGTGTTCTGCCAGGACAAGCAGTCCGGCCTGAAGGCGATCATCGGGATCTACTCCACCGCGCTGGGCCCCGCGCTCGGCGGCACCCGGTTCTACCCGTACGCCAGCGAGGAGGACGCGCTCGCCGACGTGCTCGACCTCTCCCGCGGCATGGCGTACAAGAACGCCCTGGCCGGGCTCGACCTGGGCGGCGGCAAGGCGGTCATCTGGGGCGACCCGGAGCAGATCAAGAGCGAGGCGCTGCTGCGCGCGTACGGCCGCTTCGTCGAGTCGCTCGGCGGGCGCTACTACACCGCCTGCGACGTCGGCACCTACGTCGCCGACATGGACGTGATCGCCCGGGAGACGAAGTACGTCACCGGCCGCAGCGTGGAGCACGGCGGCGCCGGCGACTCCTCCATCCTCACCGCCTGGGGCGTCTTCCAGGGCATGCGTGCCGCCGCCGAGCACGTCTGGGGCACCCCGAGCCTCGCGGGCAGGCGGGTCGGCGTGGCGGGCCTGGGCAAGGTCGGCAAGTACCTCACCGGCCACCTGCTGGACGACGGCGCCGAGGTGGTCGCGACCGACGTCAACCCGAAGGCCCTGGAGTGGGCGCGGGCCACCCACCCGCAGGTCGAGCTGGTGGACGACGCCGCCGCGCTGGTCACCGCCGACATCGACGTGTACGCCCCGTGCGCGCTGGGCGGCGCCCTCAACGACGACACCGTGCCGGCGCTGCGCGCCAAGGTGGTCGCCGGGGCGGCCAACAACCAGCTCGCCCACCCGGGCATCGAGAAGCTCCTCGCCGACCGGGGCATCCTCTACGCCCCCGACTACGTGGTGAACGCCGGCGGCGTGATCCAGGTCGCCGACGAGATCGAGGGCTTCAACTTCGAGCGGGCCAAGCTGCGGGCCACCCGCATCTACGACACCACCCGCGACATCCTCCGGCTCGCCGACGACGAGGGTGTCCCGCCGGCGGTGGCCGCCGACCGGCTCGCGGAGCGGCGGATGGCGGAGGTCGGCCGACTCCGCACCATCCGCCTGCGCTGA
- a CDS encoding class I SAM-dependent methyltransferase, whose protein sequence is MTGEPRIGDAFGEMIRDAYAVATGIGPRPLVGGRLPRPVIEIIERDDGLINGAPAAHYLDGPRDWQPYDHRAVDRVRGRTLDIGVGGGRIALHLQERGVPVTGLDTSAGALRVCRQRGVRDLVHGTVDAHAADDRRYDTFLLLGNNLGLIEGRERAPGFLAALAALARPGAQVIAHGTDPYGTSDAVHTGYHELNRRRGRLGGQLRLRLRYRELGTEWFDYLVCSVDELAELVHGSPWRLVDVDDGDHPYYLATLKLAA, encoded by the coding sequence GTGACCGGGGAACCGAGGATCGGCGACGCGTTCGGCGAGATGATCCGCGACGCGTACGCCGTGGCCACCGGGATCGGTCCCCGCCCGTTGGTCGGCGGGCGACTGCCCCGCCCGGTCATCGAGATCATCGAACGGGACGACGGCCTCATCAACGGGGCACCCGCCGCCCATTACCTGGACGGACCGCGGGACTGGCAGCCGTACGACCACCGCGCGGTGGACCGGGTCCGCGGCCGGACGCTCGACATCGGGGTCGGCGGCGGCCGGATCGCGCTGCACCTCCAGGAGCGCGGCGTGCCAGTCACGGGCCTGGACACCTCGGCGGGGGCGCTCCGCGTCTGCCGCCAGCGCGGCGTGCGGGACCTGGTGCACGGCACGGTGGACGCGCACGCGGCCGACGATCGGCGGTACGACACGTTCCTGCTGCTCGGCAACAACCTGGGGCTCATCGAGGGGCGGGAGCGGGCCCCCGGGTTCCTGGCCGCGCTCGCCGCGCTGGCCCGGCCGGGCGCGCAGGTCATCGCCCACGGCACCGACCCGTACGGCACCAGCGATGCGGTGCACACCGGCTACCACGAGCTCAACCGGCGGCGCGGCCGCCTCGGCGGCCAGCTGCGGCTGCGGCTGCGCTACCGGGAACTCGGCACTGAGTGGTTCGACTACCTGGTGTGCTCGGTCGACGAGCTGGCCGAGCTGGTGCACGGCTCGCCGTGGCGACTGGTCGACGTGGACGACGGCGACCACCCCTACTACCTGGCCACGCTGAAGCTGGCCGCCTGA
- a CDS encoding enoyl-CoA hydratase/isomerase family protein, producing MTGLKIEELPDRLVVTLDRPEKRNAIDADLIAELHRVCAELEARPRLLLLTGGAAGIFAGGADIGQLRERGRLDALAAINQAAFARIRALPMPTVAAVDGPALGGGAELAYACDLRVCTARAVFGQPEVRLGILAGAGATYRLPALVGEARAKELLFTGRRVDAEEALRIGLVNRVVAEPTELLPTAHELLDEMAKGSALALRLTKLAVDAPPAAHPQLDLLSQAVLFEDEEKHRRMTEFLERRRSR from the coding sequence GTGACCGGGCTGAAGATCGAGGAGCTGCCCGACCGGCTGGTGGTGACGCTGGACCGGCCGGAGAAGCGCAACGCCATCGACGCCGACCTGATCGCCGAGCTGCACAGGGTCTGCGCCGAGCTGGAGGCGCGGCCGCGGTTGCTGCTGCTCACCGGCGGCGCCGCGGGCATCTTCGCCGGTGGGGCGGACATCGGCCAGCTGCGCGAGCGCGGCCGGCTGGACGCCCTCGCCGCGATCAACCAGGCCGCCTTCGCCCGGATCCGGGCGCTGCCGATGCCGACCGTGGCGGCCGTGGACGGGCCGGCGCTGGGCGGCGGGGCCGAGCTGGCGTACGCCTGTGACCTGCGGGTCTGCACGGCCCGGGCGGTCTTCGGCCAGCCCGAGGTGCGGTTGGGCATCCTGGCCGGCGCGGGCGCGACGTACCGCCTGCCGGCGCTGGTCGGTGAGGCCCGGGCCAAGGAACTGCTGTTCACCGGCCGGCGGGTGGACGCCGAGGAGGCGCTGCGGATCGGGCTCGTCAACCGAGTGGTGGCCGAGCCGACGGAGCTGCTGCCCACCGCGCACGAGCTGCTCGACGAGATGGCGAAGGGATCGGCGCTGGCGCTGCGGCTGACCAAGCTCGCCGTGGACGCTCCACCGGCCGCCCATCCGCAGCTCGACCTGCTCAGCCAGGCGGTGCTCTTCGAGGACGAGGAGAAGCATCGGCGGATGACCGAGTTCCTGGAGCGGCGTCGCTCCCGTTAG
- a CDS encoding PPOX class F420-dependent oxidoreductase has translation MTTLDRLAAEKYVLLTTFRKDGRAVPTPVWAVRDGDALGVWTVSDSGKVKRIRRDSRVTVAPCDVRGRPHGGEVPGHATIYDLAGTRRVRDLLKQKYRMLGRLSLLGSRLRRGERGTVGLRITLDE, from the coding sequence GTGACCACGCTGGACCGCCTGGCGGCGGAGAAGTACGTCCTGCTGACGACGTTCCGTAAGGACGGCCGTGCGGTGCCCACCCCGGTCTGGGCGGTCCGCGACGGGGACGCGCTGGGGGTGTGGACCGTGTCGGACTCCGGCAAGGTCAAGCGGATCCGGCGCGACAGCCGGGTGACCGTGGCCCCGTGCGACGTGCGCGGCCGACCGCACGGCGGGGAGGTGCCGGGACACGCGACGATCTACGACCTGGCCGGCACCCGGCGGGTACGGGACCTGTTGAAGCAGAAGTACCGGATGCTCGGCCGGCTCAGCCTGCTCGGCAGCCGGCTGCGCCGGGGCGAGCGGGGGACGGTCGGGCTCCGGATCACCCTGGACGAGTGA
- a CDS encoding MmcQ/YjbR family DNA-binding protein: MVTVEQVRAIARGLPRTEEALVRDRVKFRVGRLVYLALSRDETLLGFAFPRAERAALVAAEPAKFLMPEPADERFNWVRVRLAAIDEPELREIVVEAWRMVVPKRVAAAHLT, encoded by the coding sequence ATGGTGACCGTCGAGCAGGTCCGGGCGATCGCCCGCGGCCTGCCCCGCACCGAGGAGGCCCTGGTCCGGGACCGGGTCAAGTTCCGGGTCGGCCGCCTCGTCTACCTGGCGCTCTCCCGGGACGAGACCTTGCTCGGTTTCGCGTTTCCGCGGGCGGAGCGGGCCGCCCTCGTCGCCGCCGAGCCGGCGAAGTTCCTGATGCCCGAGCCCGCCGACGAGCGGTTCAACTGGGTGCGGGTCCGGCTGGCCGCCATCGACGAGCCCGAGCTGCGGGAGATCGTCGTGGAGGCGTGGCGGATGGTGGTGCCGAAGCGGGTGGCCGCCGCCCACCTGACCTGA
- a CDS encoding DUF2786 domain-containing protein: MSQAMLSKVRKLLAQAEDPACTPAESAAFTAKATELIARYGVDRALLAAEDPSTDPVGDRVVDLVAPYARDKAGLLAAVADPLRCRCVRRRQGSGFAMHLFGFASDLERVDLLFTSLLVQAAHGLAAAVVPAGEQPAAFRRSWLAGFAQVVSGRLWAAEAGAVVGSGTPSVALVLADRSDRVQRRLAEIYPRLRTAAPRRLAGSGFGSGAEAGRRADLAGTGVTTGPVPTPGIGW; this comes from the coding sequence ATGTCCCAGGCGATGTTGAGCAAGGTGCGCAAGCTGCTGGCCCAGGCCGAGGACCCGGCCTGCACGCCCGCCGAGTCCGCGGCCTTCACCGCGAAGGCGACCGAGCTGATCGCCCGCTACGGGGTGGACCGGGCCCTGCTCGCGGCCGAGGACCCGAGCACCGACCCGGTCGGCGACCGGGTGGTCGACCTCGTCGCCCCGTACGCCCGGGACAAGGCCGGGCTACTCGCCGCGGTCGCCGACCCGCTGCGCTGCCGCTGCGTACGCCGGCGGCAGGGCAGTGGCTTCGCCATGCACCTGTTCGGCTTCGCCAGCGACCTGGAACGGGTCGACCTGCTCTTCACCTCGCTTCTGGTGCAGGCGGCGCACGGGTTGGCCGCTGCGGTCGTCCCGGCCGGCGAGCAGCCGGCCGCCTTCCGCCGTTCCTGGCTGGCCGGCTTCGCCCAGGTGGTCAGTGGTCGGCTCTGGGCGGCCGAGGCCGGTGCGGTGGTGGGATCCGGGACGCCGTCGGTGGCGCTGGTGCTGGCCGACCGCTCTGACCGGGTGCAGCGCCGGCTCGCCGAGATCTACCCGCGACTGCGCACCGCGGCGCCCCGGCGGCTGGCCGGCAGCGGATTTGGTTCCGGCGCCGAGGCGGGTCGCCGCGCCGACCTGGCCGGCACGGGGGTCACCACGGGGCCGGTGCCGACACCGGGCATCGGATGGTGA
- a CDS encoding ABC transporter substrate-binding protein: MLVSRGSRAATVTACAALLLATSACGSDKPGGATTTTQVRLYGSDGNMLNSFATELKDRAGLVNGMKGTTPLTQLPENFKGRLRTVDPKLTDYLYSAETYDAVVISALAAQLAGTTDPAAITKQIVGVTTNGERCEDPATCLQLARQGRDIEYRGVSLTRAGFTDAGEPATASYATLNFDDQKIDDGKTEFVGAGDESAASTKTPPRAKKQRAGEKAKDAPLILGGLLPQTGDLALANPPMAAGAALGIKDVNAAGGVLGKPVLWIDGDDGTNPDVAKRTVASHIGRGVQVIIGAGASGISRAVLPDVVAAGRVLFSPSNTAAELTTVDDKGLYFRTAPPDSLQGRALADVILRDGPHKIAIVARKDSYGEGLQENVRAELERAGMGADQMKLLTYVPPADAKAPPVDFSGGAKEIKDFGADAVLIIGFGESAHVVTALADAGVQIRH, encoded by the coding sequence ATGCTCGTATCACGCGGTTCACGCGCGGCCACAGTCACGGCCTGCGCGGCGCTTCTGCTCGCCACCAGCGCATGCGGGAGCGACAAGCCCGGGGGGGCGACCACCACCACACAGGTGCGCCTCTACGGCTCCGACGGCAACATGCTGAACTCATTCGCCACGGAGCTCAAGGATCGAGCCGGCCTCGTGAACGGCATGAAGGGCACGACTCCGCTGACCCAACTGCCGGAAAACTTCAAGGGACGGCTACGCACCGTAGACCCCAAGCTGACGGACTACCTCTACTCGGCGGAGACGTACGACGCGGTGGTGATCAGCGCGCTGGCCGCCCAGCTCGCCGGCACCACCGACCCGGCCGCGATCACGAAGCAGATCGTCGGGGTGACCACCAACGGCGAGCGCTGCGAGGACCCGGCGACCTGCCTGCAACTCGCCCGGCAGGGGCGGGACATCGAGTACCGGGGGGTGTCGCTGACCCGGGCCGGGTTCACCGACGCGGGCGAGCCGGCCACGGCCAGCTACGCCACCCTGAACTTCGATGACCAGAAGATCGACGACGGCAAGACCGAGTTCGTCGGCGCCGGCGACGAGTCGGCCGCGAGCACCAAGACACCGCCCCGGGCGAAGAAGCAGCGGGCCGGCGAGAAGGCCAAGGACGCCCCGCTGATCCTCGGCGGACTGCTGCCGCAGACCGGTGACCTCGCGCTGGCGAACCCGCCGATGGCGGCTGGCGCGGCGCTCGGGATCAAGGACGTCAACGCGGCCGGCGGGGTGCTCGGCAAGCCGGTGCTCTGGATCGACGGCGACGACGGCACCAACCCGGACGTCGCGAAGAGGACCGTGGCCTCGCACATCGGACGGGGCGTCCAGGTCATCATCGGCGCGGGCGCCTCGGGCATCTCCCGGGCGGTCCTGCCGGACGTGGTCGCCGCCGGCCGGGTGCTCTTCTCCCCGTCGAACACCGCAGCCGAGCTGACCACCGTGGACGACAAGGGTCTCTACTTCCGCACCGCGCCGCCGGACAGCCTCCAGGGCCGGGCGCTGGCCGACGTCATCCTGCGGGACGGGCCGCACAAGATCGCCATCGTGGCCCGCAAGGACTCCTACGGCGAGGGCCTCCAGGAGAACGTCCGCGCCGAGCTGGAGCGGGCCGGCATGGGCGCCGACCAGATGAAGCTGCTGACCTACGTGCCGCCGGCCGACGCCAAGGCGCCGCCGGTGGACTTCAGCGGCGGCGCCAAGGAGATCAAGGACTTCGGGGCGGACGCCGTACTCATCATCGGCTTCGGCGAGTCGGCCCACGTGGTCACCGCGCTGGCCGACGCCGGGGTGCAGATCCGGCACTGA